Proteins found in one Takifugu rubripes chromosome 17, fTakRub1.2, whole genome shotgun sequence genomic segment:
- the LOC115253204 gene encoding titin-like produces the protein MCSTACTLIDRPAAYIWYRNPELLYQDRSPWYQEMVTSDKTVRYSCAIKGYEALRAPAVTVESVSSTCFTVSYNDGRMCLHNHTSVKGPCSITYPTEIHVEKTPRTDHVKLSCNTSWPHTNTQWYKNREMHKDPLPLIPNISQDNFLCAVSGVNELQSDEVCAADKSCLTVNYIKKRICALEGSSVNISSKYSSSNHTKSKTKHWSRIIWNGEEERMNVSKTDHFTYHEDQEKQINTLSIKSVKQSDSAEYRFRLQDDNTSQKPGTVLIVTDIKVKISPSTEVTEGDRVKLTCSTSCPLTNNKNYIWYLNDQLLQLPEHQNKHLVLDVVTPQHAGNYSCAVNTQRDVRSPEKTLRVQSSSLKWTLAAAAGVGAALLVFTSLVICCIRGKGKLSQNTVLKLEEVNHGPVYEEIKDQPTEENGIYSSSIRFPQTDVDPLDSMVQPHQHQQEQHIPYAVVCLRNRCT, from the exons ATGTGCAGCACCGCCTGTACGCTGATTGACAGACCTGCTGCCTACATCTGGTACAGGAACCCAGAGCTTCTCTATCAAGACAGGTCTCCATggtaccaggagatggtcaccaGTGACAAAACAGTCAGATACTCCTGCGCCATCAAAGGCTACGAggctctcagagctcctgcagtcACAGTGG AGTCGGTCTCCTCTACCTGCTTTACGGTGTCCTACAATGATGGGAGAATGTGTTTGCACAACCACACTTCAGTGAAAGGACCCTGCTCCATCACATACCCCACAG AAATACATGTTGAAAAGACTCCAAGGACGGATCATGTCAAACTGAGCTGTAACACCAGCtggccacacacaaacactcaatGGTACAAGAACAGAGAAATGCATAAGGACCCATTACCACTAATACCCAACATTTCTCAAGACAACTTCCTGTGTGCTGTCAGTGGTGTCAATGAACTGCAGTCTGATGAAGTCT GTGCTGCTGACAAATCCTGCCTGACTGTGAATTATATAAAAAAGAGAATCTGTGCTTTGGAAGGTTCCTCAGTAAACATCTCAAGTAAATATTCCAGTTCAAACCACACAAAATCCAAGACTAAACACTGGTCTAGAATAATCTGgaatggtgaggaggagagaatgaaTGTATCGAAAACTGATCATTTTACATATCATGAGGACCAAGAGAAGCAGATTAACACACTGTCAATTAAATCTGTGAAGCaaagtgactcagcagaatacAGATTCAGGCTCCAAGATGACAACACAAGTCAGAAACCCGGAACTGTTCTGATTGTTACAG ACATAAAAGTCAAGATCAGTCCAtctacagaggtgacagaaggtgATCGAGtcaaactgacctgcagcaccagctgtcctCTGACCAACAACAAGAACTACATCTGGTACCTGAATGATCAACTTCTACAGCTGCCagagcaccaaaacaaacacctggtTCTGGATGTAGTCACACCTCAGCATGCAGGAAACTACTCCTGTGCTGTGAACACTCAGAGAGATGTTAGAtctcctgaaaagacactcagagttcagagttcctcattaaaatggaccctggcggcagctgcaggagttggtgctgctctcctggtcttcacCTCACTTGTCATCTGTTGCATCAG AGGAAAGGGAAAGTTGAGCCAGAATACTGTCCTCAAGTTGGAGGAG GTAAATCACGGTCCTGTGTATGAGGAAATCAAAGATCAACCCACGGAGGAGAATGGCATTTACTCCAGCAGCATACGTTTCCCCCAGACTGATGTGGATCCTCTTGACAGCATGGTCCAACCTCATCAGCACCAACAGGAACAGCACATCCCTTatgctgttgtctgtctgagGAACCGCTGCACATGA